From one Streptomyces spiramyceticus genomic stretch:
- a CDS encoding D-alanyl-D-alanine carboxypeptidase family protein, whose amino-acid sequence MSSVKKTALTVLATALLPALTALPAHAATTDDNPGRKQPNPPSVMSTVGGSQLGRPGTQVKLGRGAPVLPKELSGRSWIVADAESGAVLAAHNAHWRLPPASTMKMLFADTVLPRLPKRQVHKVTQAELANVGEGSSLVGIKEDHTYTVHDMWLGVFLRSGNDAVHVLSAMNGGMSKTVRDMQTHAEELQALDTSVVSPDGYDAKGQVSSAYDLTLIARSGMQKKDFREYCATPSATFPGEKKKGKKRESFQIQNTNRLLTGDYGISPYKGVAGIKNGSTTHAGATFTGVAQRGDKVLLVTVMNPSANEGHAVYKEAARLLDWGFAAAGKVAPVGELVPPKSAETSKGAPSAKEPGAGKDAKGKGSDTSEKNEAQLASTDRDSSGAGVALAVTGGALLLLVGGVYLVNRRWPLPALVRRRPRR is encoded by the coding sequence GTGTCTTCTGTTAAAAAGACCGCACTGACGGTCCTCGCCACCGCGTTGCTGCCCGCTCTCACCGCCTTGCCCGCGCACGCGGCAACGACGGACGACAACCCGGGCAGGAAGCAGCCGAACCCACCGTCCGTGATGTCGACGGTCGGTGGATCACAGCTCGGCCGGCCCGGTACGCAGGTGAAGCTCGGCCGGGGTGCGCCGGTGCTGCCGAAGGAGCTGAGCGGCAGATCGTGGATCGTCGCCGACGCCGAGTCGGGCGCCGTACTCGCGGCGCACAACGCCCACTGGCGGCTGCCTCCCGCCTCGACCATGAAGATGCTCTTCGCGGACACGGTCCTGCCGCGCCTGCCCAAGCGGCAGGTCCACAAGGTGACTCAGGCCGAGCTCGCGAACGTCGGCGAGGGCAGCAGCCTCGTCGGCATCAAGGAGGACCACACCTACACGGTCCACGACATGTGGCTCGGGGTGTTCCTGCGCTCGGGCAATGACGCCGTGCATGTGCTGTCCGCGATGAACGGCGGAATGTCCAAGACCGTACGGGACATGCAGACGCACGCGGAAGAGCTTCAGGCGCTGGACACCTCTGTCGTCTCGCCCGACGGTTACGACGCGAAGGGCCAGGTCAGCAGCGCGTACGACCTGACGCTCATCGCCCGCAGCGGGATGCAGAAGAAGGACTTCCGCGAGTACTGCGCGACGCCGAGCGCCACGTTCCCCGGTGAGAAGAAGAAGGGGAAGAAGCGCGAGAGCTTCCAGATCCAGAACACCAACCGCCTGCTGACGGGCGACTACGGCATCTCGCCGTACAAGGGCGTGGCGGGCATCAAGAACGGCAGCACCACCCACGCCGGAGCGACCTTCACCGGTGTCGCCCAGCGCGGTGACAAGGTGCTGCTCGTCACCGTCATGAACCCGTCGGCGAACGAGGGGCACGCCGTCTACAAGGAGGCCGCACGCCTCCTCGACTGGGGCTTCGCGGCGGCCGGGAAGGTCGCCCCGGTCGGCGAGCTGGTGCCGCCGAAGTCGGCGGAGACCAGCAAGGGCGCCCCGTCCGCCAAGGAACCGGGCGCGGGCAAGGACGCCAAGGGCAAGGGATCGGACACGTCGGAGAAGAACGAGGCGCAGCTCGCCTCGACCGACCGCGATTCGAGCGGCGCCGGCGTCGCGCTCGCCGTCACGGGCGGCGCGCTGCTGCTGCTCGTCGGCGGGGTGTACCTGGTCAACCGGCGCTGGCCCCTTCCCGCCCTCGTACGTCGTCGTCCCCGCCGCTAG
- a CDS encoding SCO4848 family membrane protein: MKLSRSVSWFLLAFGVWSWFIWVTFARNLWKDASGLAFDDAGDPTTYFWVHLLLAVTSFLLGTAVGVIGLRGVRALRRERSRG, encoded by the coding sequence ATGAAGCTCAGCCGCTCCGTCTCCTGGTTCCTGCTCGCCTTCGGGGTGTGGAGCTGGTTCATCTGGGTCACTTTCGCTCGGAATCTGTGGAAGGACGCCAGCGGGCTCGCCTTTGACGACGCGGGTGACCCGACCACGTACTTCTGGGTGCATCTGCTGCTTGCCGTTACGTCCTTTCTTCTGGGGACGGCCGTTGGGGTGATCGGGTTGCGTGGAGTGCGGGCCCTTCGACGTGAGCGGAGCCGGGGATAA
- a CDS encoding metallophosphoesterase — MVLGLLAGAVVVVAVLGGAHWYVWRRLVRDTTARGGLARRAGTVAVVVLPLLTVGALVSGRAHAPFWVQQVVAWPGYLWLAVLMYLVMALVVGEAVRPLLRRGLERRSAPAPAALPEALGEAAPSGSGRASSGGSGGGSGGGTDTVTMPPAATTPAAPTAPTAPAGVSRRLFVSRVVGGGAAAAALGTVGYGTYGVLRGPRVKRVVVPLAKLPRGAHGFRIAVVSDVHLGPILGRAHTQRIVDTINATQPDLVAVVGDLVDGSVADLGYAAEPLAQLEARHGSYFVTGNHEYFSGAEQWVEHVRELGLRPLENDRVEIAGFDLAGVNDVAGESEGQGPDFVRALGDRDRTRASVLLAHQPVVIHDAVKHGVDLQLSGHTHGGQLWPGNFIAARANPTLAGLERYGDTQLYVSRGAGAWGPPVRVGAESDITVVELASRRA; from the coding sequence ATGGTCTTGGGTCTCCTCGCGGGTGCGGTCGTGGTGGTCGCCGTGCTGGGCGGGGCGCACTGGTACGTCTGGCGGCGGCTGGTCCGCGACACCACGGCGCGCGGCGGTCTTGCCCGGCGCGCGGGCACGGTCGCGGTGGTGGTCCTGCCGCTGCTGACGGTGGGTGCGTTGGTCTCGGGGCGGGCGCATGCGCCGTTCTGGGTGCAGCAGGTGGTGGCCTGGCCGGGGTATCTCTGGCTGGCGGTGCTGATGTACCTGGTGATGGCGCTGGTGGTGGGGGAGGCGGTACGGCCCCTGCTGCGGCGGGGGTTGGAGCGGCGGTCCGCCCCTGCCCCGGCGGCGCTTCCCGAGGCGTTGGGGGAGGCCGCCCCCAGTGGCTCGGGGCGTGCGTCCTCGGGCGGTAGCGGTGGCGGCAGCGGTGGCGGTACGGACACGGTGACGATGCCCCCGGCGGCGACGACGCCTGCGGCCCCCACGGCGCCCACGGCCCCGGCCGGTGTTTCGCGGCGCCTGTTCGTTTCGCGGGTGGTCGGCGGAGGCGCGGCGGCCGCGGCGCTGGGGACCGTGGGATACGGGACGTACGGGGTGCTGCGCGGGCCCCGGGTGAAGCGGGTCGTGGTGCCGCTGGCCAAACTGCCGCGGGGCGCCCACGGGTTCCGGATCGCCGTCGTCAGCGACGTACACCTGGGACCGATTCTCGGCCGCGCCCACACCCAGCGCATCGTCGACACGATCAACGCCACCCAGCCCGATCTGGTGGCCGTCGTCGGCGACCTCGTCGACGGGAGCGTGGCCGACCTCGGGTACGCCGCCGAGCCGCTCGCGCAGTTGGAGGCGCGGCACGGGTCGTACTTCGTCACCGGCAACCACGAGTACTTCTCCGGTGCGGAGCAGTGGGTCGAGCATGTGCGTGAGCTCGGGCTGCGGCCGCTGGAGAACGACCGCGTCGAGATCGCGGGCTTCGACCTCGCCGGGGTCAACGACGTCGCGGGCGAGAGCGAAGGGCAGGGACCGGACTTCGTACGCGCGTTGGGGGACCGCGACCGCACGCGGGCCTCGGTGCTGCTCGCCCATCAGCCGGTCGTCATCCACGACGCGGTGAAGCACGGCGTGGATCTGCAGCTCTCCGGACACACGCACGGCGGCCAGCTCTGGCCCGGCAACTTCATCGCCGCCCGGGCGAACCCGACGCTGGCGGGCCTTGAGCGGTACGGCGACACCCAGCTGTACGTCTCGCGGGGCGCCGGGGCGTGGGGGCCGCCGGTGCGCGTGGGGGCGGAGTCCGACATCACGGTGGTCGAGCTGGCTTCACGCCGGGCGTAG
- a CDS encoding TetR/AcrR family transcriptional regulator codes for MLRTRLGSDTVKEDKAPKSEQTRTLILETALQLFQDRGYDKTTMRAIAKEAGVSVGNAYYYFGSKEHLVQGFYDRIAAEHQAAVRPVLDKETDLEARMAGVLKAWLDIAAPYHEFAAQFFKNAADPESPLSPFSPESEHAREAAIAVHREVLAGSKAKVAEELRDILPELMWLSQMGLVLYWVFDRSEDRERSRRLAERGARLTARGVALARFRVLRPLVREVHELFTDFLPGMAQTVASHKAH; via the coding sequence GTGCTCCGTACCCGGTTAGGCTCGGACACCGTGAAAGAAGACAAGGCCCCCAAGAGCGAGCAGACCCGCACGCTCATCCTCGAGACCGCGCTCCAGCTCTTCCAGGACCGCGGTTACGACAAGACCACCATGCGGGCCATCGCCAAGGAGGCGGGCGTCTCCGTAGGGAACGCGTACTACTACTTCGGCTCCAAGGAACACCTCGTCCAGGGCTTCTACGACCGGATCGCCGCCGAACACCAGGCGGCGGTCCGTCCCGTACTGGACAAGGAGACAGATCTGGAGGCGCGGATGGCCGGGGTGCTGAAGGCCTGGCTGGACATCGCCGCGCCGTACCACGAGTTCGCGGCCCAGTTCTTCAAGAACGCGGCGGACCCCGAGAGCCCGCTGAGCCCCTTCTCCCCAGAGTCGGAGCACGCCCGCGAGGCGGCCATCGCCGTTCACCGGGAGGTGCTGGCCGGCTCCAAGGCCAAGGTGGCCGAGGAACTGCGGGACATCCTGCCGGAGTTGATGTGGCTCTCCCAGATGGGACTGGTCCTGTACTGGGTGTTCGACCGCTCCGAGGACCGGGAACGCAGTCGCCGCCTCGCCGAACGCGGCGCCCGCCTCACCGCCCGCGGGGTCGCGCTCGCCCGCTTCCGGGTGCTGCGTCCGCTCGTGCGCGAAGTGCACGAGCTGTTCACGGACTTCCTGCCGGGGATGGCCCAGACGGTGGCCTCGCACAAGGCGCACTGA
- a CDS encoding thiol-disulfide oxidoreductase DCC family protein has product MGHTPVRRLTVLYDAQCSLCVHLRSWLLRQRQLVPLDLVPAGSVEARRRYPRLDHARTLREITVIGDRGQIYAGPAAFVVCLWALAEHRPRAHWLATPAGAPFVRVTMLAAAKYREATGAGAAGGTPCGERCSVPG; this is encoded by the coding sequence ATGGGCCACACACCGGTCCGCAGACTGACGGTCCTGTACGACGCCCAGTGCTCCCTCTGCGTCCACCTGCGGAGCTGGCTGCTGCGCCAACGCCAGCTCGTACCGCTGGACCTGGTCCCCGCCGGTTCGGTCGAGGCGCGGCGCCGGTACCCGCGCCTCGACCACGCCCGTACCCTGCGGGAGATCACCGTCATCGGTGACAGGGGCCAGATCTACGCCGGGCCCGCCGCCTTCGTCGTCTGCCTCTGGGCCCTGGCCGAGCACCGGCCCAGAGCCCACTGGCTCGCCACCCCGGCGGGCGCCCCCTTCGTACGGGTCACGATGCTCGCGGCGGCCAAGTACCGCGAGGCGACAGGGGCCGGGGCAGCCGGGGGAACGCCCTGCGGCGAGCGGTGCTCCGTACCCGGTTAG
- a CDS encoding succinate dehydrogenase iron-sulfur subunit has product MSTTTLEKVEDAKPASVASPYITVTFRIRRFNPEISAEAEWQDFQIEIDPKERVLDGLHKIKWETDGTLTFRRSCAHGICGSDAMRINGKNRLACKTLIKDINPEKPITVEAIKGLTVLKDLVVDMDPFFQAYRDVMPFLITKGNEPTRERLQSAEDRERFDDTTKCILCAACTSSCPVFWNDGQYFGPAAIVNAHRFIFDSRDEGGEQRLEILNDKDGVWRCRTTFNCTDACPRGIEVTKAIQEVKRALITRRF; this is encoded by the coding sequence ATGTCTACGACGACTCTGGAGAAGGTCGAGGACGCGAAGCCCGCGTCGGTCGCCTCCCCGTACATCACGGTCACCTTCCGGATCCGCCGCTTCAACCCGGAGATTTCTGCCGAGGCCGAGTGGCAGGACTTCCAGATCGAGATCGACCCGAAGGAGCGGGTGCTCGACGGTCTCCACAAGATCAAGTGGGAGACCGACGGCACGCTGACGTTCCGTCGCTCGTGCGCGCACGGCATCTGCGGCTCCGACGCGATGCGGATCAACGGCAAGAACAGGCTCGCCTGCAAGACGCTGATCAAGGACATCAACCCGGAGAAGCCGATCACGGTCGAGGCCATAAAGGGCCTCACGGTCCTCAAGGACCTCGTGGTCGACATGGACCCGTTCTTCCAGGCGTACCGCGATGTCATGCCCTTCCTCATCACGAAGGGCAACGAGCCGACGCGCGAGCGTCTGCAGTCCGCCGAGGACCGCGAGCGGTTCGACGACACCACCAAGTGCATCCTGTGCGCCGCGTGCACGTCCTCGTGCCCGGTGTTCTGGAACGACGGCCAGTACTTCGGCCCGGCGGCGATCGTCAACGCGCACCGCTTCATCTTCGACTCGCGTGACGAGGGCGGCGAGCAGCGGCTGGAGATCCTGAACGACAAGGACGGCGTGTGGCGTTGCCGTACGACGTTCAACTGCACGGACGCCTGCCCGCGCGGCATCGAGGTCACCAAGGCGATCCAGGAAGTCAAGCGTGCGCTGATCACGCGCCGCTTCTAG